Genomic segment of uncultured Tolumonas sp.:
AAAAAAGAAGTTTGGCAAAACAGTGACGTGTGATTTTTTAAAAAATCAACAGGGCGAAAATGCTTGCCCAATCATCAGCACCCGAGACTCAATTAGACGCTTAAGTATTGCTGCAACCACTGCTTAAACTGAGTTTTAGGCAATGCGCCTGACACGCGAGCAATCTCTTTACCATGATGAAAGATCATCAGCGTTGGAATTGAACGAATTTGATAGCGACTGGCTATCATTTGATTATTTTCCGTATCTAATTTAATAAAACACGCGTGAGTCGCCATTTCATGGGATACCTGACTAAAAACAGGGGCAAATTGTTGGCAAGGGCCGCACCATGATGCCCAGAAATCGACGACTACAGGTAAATCATTTTTCTCAATGAAACGACTAAAATTTTGATCATTAGCCATGATCGGATGTTCAGACAGTAATCCTTGCCTACATTTACCACACAATGGATGATCATTTAGTTTTGAGCTAGGCACTCGGTTAATTGCGCTGCAATTAGGGCAAACAATCTGAAAATATGAGTCAGTCATGATGAAGTCTCAGCATTGAGTTTAATTACAACATGAGATCAAAATAGCACTATTTCAAGTCATGAAGTCAGTGAGACAGGGCAATTGTAGTAATGATTTACGGCCATAGGCTGATGTGGGTAAGGTATTTTTGTTAATCGACTAACTCAATATCTAAGCTGTTTAACAGTCGGACGGCCTCATAACGGCTGAATTTTGCCTTACTGATTTTGTTGTTAAATATATCGATATCGTAATTCGTTGCCTCAGAAAAATCGGCACCAGAGAGATCTGTTTTACCAAACAAGCTATTGGTGAAATCGGTGTATGTAAAAATTGCTCGGCAGAAGCTGCCATCTCTGAAATCAACATCATGCGCTTTACATTCTTCCATCGCGATTTCGTCTAAGCTAAGACCGAAAAATGACGAATCATTGATAATGCATTTATTGAATTTGAGCGATACAGAAAAAACTAATCGAGGCCAAGATGCCCTTGTCCAATCAACACCAACCAGCTTGCATTCATCAAACACGACATCTGTAAATTGGCATTGTGGAACTTTTATCACGCTGAGATTACAGCGGGTGAACGTACATTTGATGAACCGACATTTCTTAAAAATACTCGCAGTGA
This window contains:
- the trxC gene encoding thioredoxin TrxC, whose amino-acid sequence is MTDSYFQIVCPNCSAINRVPSSKLNDHPLCGKCRQGLLSEHPIMANDQNFSRFIEKNDLPVVVDFWASWCGPCQQFAPVFSQVSHEMATHACFIKLDTENNQMIASRYQIRSIPTLMIFHHGKEIARVSGALPKTQFKQWLQQYLSV
- a CDS encoding pentapeptide repeat-containing protein; translated protein: MQTSFTNEKDYLSKTFSNISAITQEVCNIEFEGCHFQDCNFTASIFKKCRFIKCTFTRCNLSVIKVPQCQFTDVVFDECKLVGVDWTRASWPRLVFSVSLKFNKCIINDSSFFGLSLDEIAMEECKAHDVDFRDGSFCRAIFTYTDFTNSLFGKTDLSGADFSEATNYDIDIFNNKISKAKFSRYEAVRLLNSLDIELVD